The Apium graveolens cultivar Ventura unplaced genomic scaffold, ASM990537v1 ctg7544, whole genome shotgun sequence genome has a window encoding:
- the LOC141704195 gene encoding zinc finger protein GAI-ASSOCIATED FACTOR 1-like → MTPPSWMSIMDDTTISGNEDGDEEDAELCEDEESGAKRNSGAKSNLQLHRRGHNWPGKLKQKTNDEFKKRVYIFPKVGCVHHDPSRALEDLTAIKKHFSGKHSGKKKFGCDKCKKKFAVHGDWKAHNKICATKEYICECGTTFSK, encoded by the exons ATGACACCACCATCATGGATGTCGATTATGGATGACACCACCATCAGCGGCAATGAGGACGGAGATGAAGAGGATGCCGAGCTTTGCGAGGACGAGGAGAGTGGCGCGAAAAGAAACAGTGGTGCGAAGAGC AACTTGCAGCTCCACAGAAGAGGACATAATTGGCCTGGGAAGCTGAAGCAAAAGACAAACGATGAATTCAAGAAAAGGGTTTACATTTTCCCTAAAGTTGGTTGTGTTCATCATGATCCCTCAAGAGCACTAGAAGATCTGACTGCTATCAAGAAGCATTTCTCTGGAAAACATAGTGGCAAAAAAAAATTCGGCTGTGATAAATGTAAGAAGAAGTTTGCTGTGCACGGTGACTGGAAGGCTCATAATAAGATCTGTGCTACAAAGGAGTATATTTGTGAATGTGGAACTACATTCTCCAAGTGA
- the LOC141704196 gene encoding uncharacterized protein LOC141704196, with protein MAMEMNKSKESTLGLNYPMLTKSNYTAWSLKMKVFMEAHGVWEVIVPKDPKAAVEEKKDKMALAAIYQSIPDDMLLTIVEKMTAKRTWEALKTMCLGADRVKQAKVQTMKAEFEALQMKDVEALDDFCMRLNALVTKIRELGEDMAESYVVKKLLRAMPPKFLQITSTIEQFGDLKVMTIKEIIGSLKAHEERLK; from the coding sequence ATGGCTATGGAGATGAACAAAAGCAAGGAGAGTACGTTGGGACTGAACTACCCGATGTTGACAAAAAGTAACTACACAGCGTGGTCATTAAAGATGAAAGTCTTTATGGAAGCACATGGTGTTTGGGAAGTTATTGTACCGAAGGACCCTAAAGCTGCTGtagaagagaagaaagataaaaTGGCTTTAGCAGCAATATATCAAAGTATTCCAGATGATATGTTGCTCACTATTGTAGAGAAGATGACAGCTAAAAGGACTTGGGAAGCACTCAAAACAATGTGTCTAGGTGCAGATCGGGTTAAACAAGCTAAGGTACAGACAATGAAGGCAGAGTTTGAAGCTCTGCAGATGAAAGATGTTGAGGCGTTAGATGATTTTTGTATGAGGTTGAATGCCCTGGTTACTAAGATACGTGAGTTGGGAGAGGACATGGCTGAGTCGTATGTGGTTAAGAAACTCTTGAGAGCCATGCCTCCAAAATTTCTCCAAATTACATCGACAATCGAACAATTTGGAGATCTTAAAGTCATGACTATTAAAGAAATAATTGGGTCCCTTAAGGCCCATGAAGAACGTCTAAAATGA